In Erigeron canadensis isolate Cc75 chromosome 8, C_canadensis_v1, whole genome shotgun sequence, the DNA window ACCACCTTACTTCTTGTTCCGCAACATCCTAAATCATGGTCACAAAACAGCAACAACTTCTTTCCTCAATTCCTCAATTTCTCCAAATTCCCATTTTGTAGTTGTAATTCAtttaaaacaaccaaaaactgTATCAGTGTAactgcaaaaaagaaaaacccatCTTCTGAATCCACTCTTACCCCTTCCATTgttgatgaaatctcacaagatgatgatgatgatgatgatgctgagAATTTCCAAGatttttttgatgatgatggtattatataaatatataaatatatttttttttacgataTTTCTGATTATGATATGATTCCTGTGTGTTCGTGTTTTCCTATCTATTTTTAAACCttttagaattaaaaaaaagtagttacTTTAagttaaaacaattaattatatttaggtTACAGGTTATTTTTATGTACAATATttttaggggtttgctaaatacagcccttagggctgtgtttaaggtgcataaattgtttgtacatttatcatgaaaatcagagGGCGGgattttaatatggaaggtacaagttttttttatgcacgttaaatacaacccgtatttagcatttcccatatTTTTAtgtacaattaattaatattttgctATTTCGGTTTTTCGCATATAGATATGAGCAATTCCCGTAAAAATAGTTAATTTTGAGCTCTCGAAAAAGTTAAAACACATTCGACACTCAAAACCAACTCCTGGTATCCTCACAAGAGGTCTCACATTTGAACTTTCCTAAGTGAACAACTTGAGGGTGGCCTGGGAAACACTTAAGAAACTGTCACACGGTATCCTATTTAGATTGTGCACATCTGAGTTAAAATGTCGCCCACCCGTGGTAACCCGTAGAGGGAAAACCTTCTCCGTTTACATTTTGACACTCCAAGTCAAAAAATGGATTTTTGTTTCGTTCTTTATAGTAGGGAGTGATCATAGCTGTTAAAGtcttacgagtcacgagtcgactcttacgagtcgagtccaTTTACACCAAAAACGAGTAAACTCGTTAGGTGACTCGATTTTGTCCAGACTCTTATGAGTCACTATGTAAGCTTGGACCAAGTCACGAGTCGCAaacttataataattttaagttGATACtactatggttatatattatatattatacttaatttGCTACATTATTTTGGGTGTTATCAATGCATTTCTGATCATTTTATTGCGAATTTGGAGATAAATAGTAAGTTTATGCCTCAAAAACTattgaataaataatattttcgTAAATTTATAACGAAAATATACTTCTAAAgacgtcacatatatataattatactatattatgtagttcttacgagtcgagtcacgagtcaaaaaatcatattttctaGTCGAGTCAAAAATTACGAGTCGGCAACTATGGAGTTGATTACCTTTGTTTACATTGCACCAAATAGTTACTAATGTTAGGGATTCTACTTTAACTTTAGTTCAAATGCACGTGTAATAATAGTAATACACACAAAATCAATGAAAAGAAGAGAATACGAAGATGTAGGTGGTTGTGCAGATCAAAATTACGGAGCATATGCTCAAATTACGGCTGAACTAGGGGAATTTATTGATTATTGTTTCTGATATAGGTTTCCTATTACATTAAGGttctatatataaagtatatctACTTGCTCCTTAAAAAATTACTATCGACTTGCTTACCAGGGTATCTGCCAATCCATCTAAATTTCCAAGACCTACAGCCCGTTTCCAAGGTTCTAACCCACTCTGACCGAGGCAATCGGCACCCCTGGACTCCTTATTATGCATCAAACCTCACAACTCAACAACAAAGTCTTGACCTTACTTAATGAATGTTTAGTGTTGCGGAAATTCTAGCTATTCTCAATCTTAAGATTGGACTCACCACATTCTTTTATGTAGAATTGTAGATAGAACATTTGATGTCATTCATACTCTCTCTTCTcgtcaaaataataaaaaaaaaaagatggcaACTTTAGTCATACATTTATGACGGGGAGAAGGATGTAATTATTTGCAGATGAATAGGATTTCTTGAGTTATATGATTATAACTATAATGTTGTATGTTGTACAGTATCAAGAGATTAATATCCAGCTAGTTTATACAATGaacaaattttttatatgtCATTACTTGATGTTCTATCGTCCAATCTTAAAGTTAAGGATTGcagtattattcttgaatttaAAGCTGATGTAATTGTGGTAGAAAACTTTTGATATGCATTAGTTTCCGATCTAAAAATAAACCTTTTTCACATTAAACCGTATATATTGCATACATATTAGCATTAGCACAATCTTGCGTAGCTAGTGCCACTTATTGACAAGGTAATACTAAACCATGTGGCGAATATCCATGTGAATAAACTAAGCATTTAATAGTttgtgaataaatatatatatagtctgtATCATTTATGAATGTGTCATTGGTCTTGTGTCAGTTTAGATGTTTGTATTGTGTTATTCTGAAGAGTTTTCTTACTGTTCTCATATGTGTCATGTATTATAGAGGGATTTGATGAGGATGATGACTTCGAAGATGATTACTTGGAAGAAGAGGTGGAACCTAGGGTAAGCTAGCCAATAGTATGGGTTGAAATGCTGAATACTCCTAAACTTAGAGATGGTGCGTTGACCTATATACTTACGGATGGGCCGATGCAGTGTAACTTTTTAGCTCTAATCGTCTAACATGTTACTCTGAAAAAAGTTAGCTAGAGAGGAAACATGGCAAATCTGTCAATTCTTTgagtaaataaaagatatattagCTTTTGCAATCATTTTTGACACTACTATCTATTTCAGTTATCAGAAAATTTTGGACAAAGTGAGTATCAAGTCAACCAAATTTTACCTTGCCAAGAAATTTCCTGTTTTGACCCGTTAACCAAAATGCCCATTTCACCACCTCTTGTgaatttaatagtttttttctaataaattaagtatttgttAGGAGATTATATGTTATTGAGCAGTAGTCTTTAGTTTCTTCCAAAATTTTTGTAGTCTGGGGATGGGGGTGGAGGAGGAGGGATTTCTTTGGCGGGCACAACGTGGGATAAAGAAGCGTTCACAATAGCAGAGGAAGTTATTCTTTCTTTTGATGGAGAGTTGGGAATTTATGCTTTCAAGACGTTACAGAATTCTACCATTCGAGTGCGCATAGAGAGGCTTTCAAACAAGTAAGCTTCCACATTTCATTTGGTTATGCATTTCGAAAGTGATTATTCGTAATTAAATTATCATAATTAGATAATCAGCAGTAATAAAATAGATATAGCCATGCAGGAAACTGTGTTTGGATGTGATTTTGCTATTTGAAGCTACAATAATCAATGATTTTTTGAAAACTAGTTAAAAATAATACTGTAATACATATTGACCAAAAATGACATTCTTGTAAAAATTGGAGGTATCTATATTTTCAGATGGGAAGTATAACCTTCCAATATATGCGAAAAGAAGGGAGCCTTTCGATCGACGGTTTTATCGTACTTACGGCTAGTATGAAACTggtcattttttataatttgatatacagtttatttttttgaaccaGGGGTGACGGCCTTTTACCGAAAAAGATATAcagtttatttttgttgtagcTGGTATAAATATGAGTATTTATTCACTTGAGTATCAGATACCCggaacattttattttttgaaaagtagatACTCGGAACATAATCTGTTACTCCAAACATTTAATATTCATATAGGTAAAATGCATATATGTTACTCTATACATTGACATTTGTAGAAAAGATCAAAAGGGTAGAAGTTTAACATTCTGTACAGTGCTCTTACTATTAAACGAAAGTTGAATTCCACATATGCTTGATAAATCAAAGATGTTTTGCAGGTCGGGCTCTCCCACTATGGAGGATATTGAAGCTTTCTCAAAAGCATACAGGGAGCGGCTAAATGAGGCTGAGGCTTCTGGATCAATACCTGTTGATATATCACTCGAGGTACTTCCCCTAGTTTTCTTGATAATATTCtataggtggcaaaatggatCGGTTTATAGCTTGGGTAAATGGTCAAAACATTTACGAGTAGTTTTTAGGACAGACCGAAGCAGCTTGAGTTGACCCCCCAGTTCTTGTAAATTTAACTCTATATATTTTGTGCAACCTCATAAATGATGATAATCAAATGAACTAATTTTCACATTGTTGAGGTGAAACTTTCTTTATACTGTTTCCCATTCCTTGAAatttttgtaagttgtaacaagGTTACATAAACTGGGAATCTACTCATTGTGAATACAAATGAAGAGACCCTCGGAATCGAAAACAACGAAATGATATAAACTAGAGGTGGTAATATCGACACATTACTTACGACAAGGGTCAATTTGTGTTATATTTTATCCCAAATGTGTCAAACAAAAAGAACCAGTTAAAACTTAAATGAGTCAAACAGGCTGCACCTTAGCAGGTCCAAAAGTGGcccaaaatgtatttttaaagaATTCAACCTCCTAAATCACTTTATTCAAAACATTCAAATTAGAGAAATTAACTTGAGTCCCCACAATGATAACAttttaaccaactttttttgacttttcacaaaatacccaacaaaatgcCAATGGCAGGTTAGCCTCTGAGGCATAGAGTTAACCTTGCGAAATTCAAAGTCACAAGAAATACATTGCGATTTTGCCAAATCGCTGAGTGACTACTcatgattttataaaaatttaaagaagCTTAATAAAGTGGTACGATTTGTCTTTTTGGGCACTCAAGTCATTTTCTCTCTAAGTTACAACTGTTTGGTGATTATATAGTGATTTCTAACTATATGTGACATGAATTATCTACAACTTTATTTAAAAAGCTAACATACTTATTTATAGGCCAACttaaataatagtttttaacCTGATCTTGTTTTCAACCATCACTCAATCTGCCCTAATTCCCCCCTAAATTATAATCATAAAATCTATTAACATTGTATGTGTTTGTTCTTGATAGGTTTCTTCACCTGGACTTGAGAGAGTCGTTAGGATTCCACAAGATCTTGAAAGATTCAAAGATCGCTTCATGTATGTAAAATACATGACACAAGTTGACGATGATGTCACATCGTCTTGTGAGCGTGATGGTATTTTTAGACTCGAATCTTTTAACTTAGAAACAAAATGTTGTACTTGGGCGTTAGCAGATGTTAGAGTTAATCGAGAGAAGGCAGGGAAAGGAAGACCCCTCAACAAAAAGCAAAGGGAGTGGCGACTTGACACTCCCTTTGACTCTTTGCATTTAGTTAGAATCTATGCTGATTTCGGCTAGACTCtgaaatttttatgatttttttgttttcttacatTTTAAGGATGTTATAAGTTCCATAAATACCGACAATCATTTAATCTTATGATATATAGTTAGAATATCATAGAAGACTATGAGTGAAATTATGTTTTCCTATGAAAATGCATTGCTTATTTGAATGTTTCATATTGTACAGTACATATTTATGGCAAATaaatttgtaaatttgtatatgtgtatgtttgGTCAATGGTTTAGTCTTGTAAATGATGGTGGCCTTGTGGGTCCTGGTGGACCTGCATGCATAATCAGTTGAATATCAGAATAAATATAcgtaaatcaataaaatatgtgtgctgtaaaaagaaaaagaagaaaaagagtaCAATTgttataaggaaaatgattaatgagACTAATTTATATACCTAAAGATAGGCTTAAAAAGGAGATTAAACCATGTGGCTAGATCAATGGTAGAGATaatgaaagagaattagtggaaaaCATGTGTCATGTGATGTATGGagtaggcatatctttaggcataTGGATTAGGTATATGTATCATTATCCTTGTTATAATATGGAGAAAAGaattgagagagaaagagatgtAATTCTATTAATCATCAAATAGGGTTACAATatagccttgtatttataggctcTAATAGAATATTCTAGAGAATATGCCAAGACATTAATAAGGAAGTGAATATccatacaataataaaatattcataatacTCCTCCTTGGATATTCACAAGTTATTATACGCAAATATGGTGTTTgctgcctcattaaaaaccttaccaagaAAAACCCAGTGGAATAAAAACTCGGTGAAGAGAAAAAGAGTGCAGCGCGTATAATACTCCCCCTCATTTGAATATCTGTCTTCAAAATATTGAATATCGATCTTGTATACAAATGACTTAATAGTCTGCCAATTTATTGCTCAATCaggtttgatgaagattgaTTGTGTCACCGTTTTGTTGATCATATGTTGATATTGAATCTATCATCGTCTGAGCTTGATCTATGTACATCACATTATCTTCAAATGATACTATTGAATATTTCTTGCCAATATCGCGAACACATTCTTCTTGAGCATCTTCATTATTTATCTTTGACCATGATCATCTTCGTAGTTTGATGCAACTGTTAAGGACTGCTTCTCCATGAAATATGTAGTGTCACCATTTGTGAAAAACTAAATTGTTGTGACCGTGCTTTAAGCGGATGAGACAAATATCTAGAATCAACATATCCAATCATCTTTGCAAGTGAACttttttgatcaaataatctcaAATCTCATGTATCGAAGTATGTCTTCAGTTTCATCCAGCGTAGCTTGTTGATTCAGAGCCATTTATTGCTAACACATTTATAGAATGATGTAATATCGGGGATATGCAATACTATCATTAGTACTAATAAAATACATCAACATCCCATTTGCGGTTCGAAAACCGATAATAGCTTAATGAATAAGCCTTGTCAATGTTGAAGCTCTTTGACCTTTCGTCGATATACTTTCATAAATAGACAAAAATCTCATTCAATTTATGCTCGATTTTTTGAGATAATACAACACTAAGTTGTAGTATATCCATCTCTTCATGAGATTCACTTATATGAATTTTGACATCcattcattaattatttataaatctcCCCCTTGGATGTCTAATTTGCAAATTGATGATATTGCATGTAGACAATTGTGCCATACTCATATCTTGTTTTTTCATATAATGACATAACAATCTTAAAACTAATATCGTTCATAAGAACCATTCATAAATATGTTGATCATGAAAATTATGATACATGCTCCAagcattatatatacatgtgaaACTTTAAGCCATTTGCAGGCTCTATTGATAGCAA includes these proteins:
- the LOC122578592 gene encoding uncharacterized protein LOC122578592 gives rise to the protein MRNETMKMGSISNHNLKITTLLLVPQHPKSWSQNSNNFFPQFLNFSKFPFCSCNSFKTTKNCISVTAKKKNPSSESTLTPSIVDEISQDDDDDDDAENFQDFFDDDEGFDEDDDFEDDYLEEEVEPRSGDGGGGGGISLAGTTWDKEAFTIAEEVILSFDGELGIYAFKTLQNSTIRVRIERLSNKSGSPTMEDIEAFSKAYRERLNEAEASGSIPVDISLEVSSPGLERVVRIPQDLERFKDRFMYVKYMTQVDDDVTSSCERDGIFRLESFNLETKCCTWALADVRVNREKAGKGRPLNKKQREWRLDTPFDSLHLVRIYADFG